The following nucleotide sequence is from Alkalihalobacillus sp. LMS39.
TTGTCTGATAATTTTTGGCCATTGCTAGAAAATTTATTAGAAGACCCCACCTTCAAAATGAGTCCAGAAGACGCGATTACTTGGACAAAACAACATACAACACCACAAGCTCCACCTGGAACGACATTTCACTATACCGATACGAACTACCATCTCTTAGGACTCGTGATTGAAAAGATAACGAAGCTTCCTTTTCACGAAGTACTCAATCAATATATTTTTAAGCCTCTTTCTATGCAAAAGTCCTTCATGCTCCACTACTCTCAACCGTTAGATGAAAACACAAAAAAAGTCGCACCATTTTATTATAAAAACATAAATCTTGCCAATTACGAAGGTTATGGTGGTATCGATTATGCAGGAGGCGGTGTTGTCTCGACTGGTGAAGACTTGTTAATCTTTATGAAAGCTTTAACTTCTCATCAGTTACTAAAAAAAGAAACATTAGAAACAATGATGAATGATAAAGTCAAATATGGGTTTGGCATTGATTATGGGTATGGCATCATGCAATTTAAACCCGTGCCACTCCTTATGCCGAAAAAGTTTTCAGTATGGGGTCATGCTGGTGCAACGGGAGCTTATATGTTTTATCATCCTCAGATGAATGCGTATGTAATCGGTACATTTAATGACTTTTCTTATGAGAGAAAAGGAGTTAGATTTATGTTGATGAAAGTTATAAACGAATTAGCGAAAGCATGAAATGGAGATGAGTAAATGGACAGTAGTTCTTTTGTGTTTTTCGGTTATATTCTAGTGACAGTATCCCTTTGTACAGCAGCTTTTGGTTTAGCAAAGCGCTCATGGATATTGATGCTAGTGAGCTCGGTCACTTCGCTTCCGGCTGTTTTCTATTTTTTAGGCTATAATCGTGAATGGATGAAGTTGGTTTGGTTCATTCCGTTCGTATTACTTTTGGTCAGTTTTATATTTTGGAGACGTTCAACGAAAAAAAGTGCAATCCTGTAATGGAGGATTGTGCTTTTTTTCTAGTCTTAAAGGCTACAGTAATTTTGAAATAGGAAGGCAAAAGAAGCTAAAATAAAAGAAGATTAAATAATCTCTAATAAACTTCAAAAGAATTTCACATTCTCAAGGTAAAATCAATGGAATTCGTCCGA
It contains:
- a CDS encoding serine hydrolase domain-containing protein, with product MLKTEQKNKITAIIEKSFRTEVQKNENIKSACLLVHSDTHNIHLNVNEGLEGNDQPVYMASVGKIFTSVITSILFEKEQLSFEDPLTDYIDDAVVHDLHLYKGTNYTNQNKIKHLLNHTSGLSDNFWPLLENLLEDPTFKMSPEDAITWTKQHTTPQAPPGTTFHYTDTNYHLLGLVIEKITKLPFHEVLNQYIFKPLSMQKSFMLHYSQPLDENTKKVAPFYYKNINLANYEGYGGIDYAGGGVVSTGEDLLIFMKALTSHQLLKKETLETMMNDKVKYGFGIDYGYGIMQFKPVPLLMPKKFSVWGHAGATGAYMFYHPQMNAYVIGTFNDFSYERKGVRFMLMKVINELAKA